One Desulfosoma caldarium genomic window, CTTCTGTTTTGACGGACCATCAAGCGTCGGGCATGTGGCACCCCTCTATGCAAAAACACGTGCTGACGCCCCGGGAAACGGAACCGTATCTAAGGGGTTGGCTTTGCCAACAAGGCTACCAGGGGAGCACAAAGTCGTTGACGCCCCATTGGATTCTTCTTGTGGTGACCCCTGGGCCCTGTGGGGTCACATCTTGATTTATGCCATTTTGAATCGAAGCCGTGAGTTCGCGGACAGCCCTCAAAGGGACGCGGACCTCATGGGCCGCTGCGTGGCCGTCAGCCCATACTAGATTTTCGTCGATACCAATACCAGGCCGACGGATGGCCCTTTTCTTCCCCAATGACGTAGCGTTCTCGGGTGAACTCGCCCCCGAATAGAGACTCCACTTCATTCACGGAAATGCCCCACAGACCGCCCCGCCAGGGACGCGGAAGCCAGGCGTAGAGCATGTACCAGGCGCCCGGGGCGGTGAGTCGTTCCAGTTCCCGAGCATATCGACGACGGCCGTCTTGGCTCAAAGCGAAAAGGCAGCCGATGTCCAGAACGTAGTCGTAAGGGCCCTGAAGCGTGGCCAGGTTGGTGACGTCAGCAACGTAGAAAGCGATGGTGAGACCGGCCGAGGCGGCTTTGCGTCGCGCTCGGCGAATGGCTTGCGGTGAAAAGTCCACGCCGGTAACCTGCCAGCCGTGCCGTGCCAAAGTGATGGCGTTGGTTCCCGTACCGCACCCCAAGTCCAGGGCTCTTCCCGGAGGAGTGTGGGCGAGAAATTCCATGACCTCGGGGGGTGTGATACCGGTATCCCAGGGCGTCTTGCCACGAAGGTAAAGCCACTCAAATCCCCAGCGACTTCTCAGAATTCGGTCTCGCAGGCGCTGCCACATGCCTTGCCTCCTGAACCCCTTTCGGGTTCTTCACAATGGGTCGAAGGTGTGCCATAGTGCGGCGTCAATCCGCAGAATTTGTGCATACCACAAGTGTTAAGGAAAGGAACAGAGTGTGTCCATTTCCAAATGGGCTTTTGTTGTGGCCGCGCCGCATAGTGGATCGGGCAAGACGACGGCGACCCTGGCGATTCTGGCGGCACTGAAGCGGCGTGGTTTGACAGTTCAGCCCTTCAAGGTGGGTCCGGATTTCATCGATCCCGGCCTGCATACGTGCGTGACCGGAACGGTGTCCAGGAACTTGGACGGGTGGATGCTTTCTCGGCAGGTCAACGAGGCCCTCTTCAGACACTTTCTTCACGCGGCCAACTGTGCAGTGGTTGAAGGGGTCATGGGGCTTTTTGACGGCTACGACGGCACGACGGAAGCGGGCAGCACGGCTGAAATGGCCAAGTGGCTTCACCTTCCGGTGATCCTGGTGGTGGACGCTCGCAGCATGGCTCGAAGCGCGGCAGCGCTGGTTCATGGGTTTTGCTCCTTTGATCCGGCCCTTCATTGTGCCGGAGTGATTTTCAACCGCGTGGGCAGTGAAGCCCATCTGCAGTTTCTTCGCGAAGCCATGGCATCTTCTTCAAACCTTCCCGTGTTGGGAGGTCTGCCTCGAGATGAGGTTCTGCGATTGCCGCAACGGCATTTGGGGCTTGTGACGGCCGAAGAAAATCCGCTTAGCCAAGATTTTGTGGATCACTTGGCCCGTTGGGCCGAAACCCATATGGACTTGGACCGATTGCTGGCGGTGACCACTCTAAACACTCAGATGACGGTGAATCCCAAGCCTTCGAACGTATGTGCAGGCGGGGTTTTTCTTGGGGACTTTGGCCGGCCATTCCCTTTTACGGGGCGGCGTTCTCGCGATTCAGACCCGTGCGCGCAGCCAGTACAGCGTCCCACCGATTTCGAAAATGCCGAAAAGCATGGACATCACGCACGCACTGAGACGTTTTCACAGAAAGGATTGCCGGACCAGCCACTTGGGGATGCCTCATGGCCTCTGCACGGCTCCCATCCAAGGCCCCTGATTGCCGTGGCCCGAGATGCCGCCTTTTGCTTCTATTATCAGGACAACCTGGATCTTCTGGAAGCCTTTGGAGCTCGGCTGCACTTTTTTTCTCCATTGGCCGGAGAGACCTTCCCTGAGGACACGGCGGCCCTTTACCTGGGGGGCGGATATCCCGAAGTGCACGCCAAGGCGCTGCAGCGCAACGAGCGCTTTTTTGAGGACCTTCGACGGCTGGCCGCCTCAAATCGGCCCGTTTACGCCGAATGCGGCGGCCTGATGGTGCTCAGCCGTTCCATAGAACTTCTTTCCGGCGAAAAAGTACCGATGGCGGGAATTCTTCCCTTTGGCACGCGCATGCTTTCCAGGCGAAAGGCACTCGGGTACGTGGAAGTGGTTTTGACCCGTGCGTGCCTTTTGGGCGAGCCAGAACTACGCATGCGCGGTCATGAATTTCACTATTCCGAAATCAATCCGCAGGACTCGCTCACGAGTTGTGCCTGCTGCTACCGGCTCAGGGTGCGCAAATACCGCGAGGAACAAAACGAGGGCTATCAAGTGGGATCCGTTCTGGCCAGTTACGTGCACCTGCATTGGGGCAGTGCTCCTCAGGCCGCATCGTTTTTTGTCGAAGCAGCTCGAAAGGCTTTGGCTCTATGAAGACGCCGAGGGCGAAGACACTGATGTTTTTGGGAACGGGTTCCGATGTGGGCAAAAGTGTTTTGGCCGCGGCCTTTTGCCGGATATTCAAGCAAGACGGTTACGCCGTAGCGCCATTCAAGGCCCAGAACATGGCTCTCAATTCCTACATCACCTCGGACGGCGGAGAAATGGGGCGTGCCCAGGTGGTGCAGGCGGAAGCCGCCGGCATTGAACCGCACGTGGATATGAACCCCATTCTCCTCAAGCCCACTTCGTCCATGGGCTCTCAGGTCATTGTCCTGGGCGAAGCGGTGGGGAATTTTAGCGCCAAGCAATACTACGCCTACAAGAAAGCGTTGGTTCCGGTGGTGCGCAAGGCTTTTGAACGGCTTGCAGCTCGATATGATGTTGTGGTTCTGGAAGGTGCGGGAAGTGCGGTGGAATTGAACCTCAAAGATCATGACCTGGTCAACCTAGCCATGGCTCGGTGGGCTCAAGCCCCCTGTCTGCTCGTGGGAGACATCGACCGCGGCGGCGTTTTTGCGTCGCTTCTGGGTTCGTTGATGCTCATGGAAAAGCAGGACCAAGAACGCATCGCCGGACTCCTCGTCAATAAATTTCGCGGTGACCCGGACCTCTTTCAGCCCGGCGTGCGCCTCCTTGAAGAACACTCAGGTCGGCCGGTGCTTGGGGTTGTGCCGTATTTTGATCATATTGCCGTCCCCGAGGAAGACAGCGTGGCTTTGAACCGGCGCATGGCACAAGGCGTGGACCCCAGTGATGCGTCCCGGCGGTGCCGCATCGGCGTGGTGCGGCTACCGTACATTTCCAACTACACGGACTTTGATTGCCTCGAGCGGGATGAGCGGCTGCACGTGGTCTATTTTGATAGACCCGCCGATGTCTTTTTGTGCGATGCCGTGATCCTTCCGGGAAGCAAGAACACCATAGAAGACATGCTTGCCTTGGAACGATCCGGAATGGCCGACGCGCTGCGGGCATACCACAAGGCGGGCGGCGTTGTGGTTGGGATTTGCGGCGGCTATCAAATGCTGGGCCGACGGATTACGGACCCTCATGGTGCTGAAAGTCGCGTGCGGGAAGCTCAAGGCCTGGGATTCCTGCCCATGAGCACGGAGATGGCTTCAGAAAAATTAACATCTCAAGCCGTGGCCCGTCTTCGTGGCCCCAATCCTTTGAGTCCCACCGACCTTTTTCCCCTTTACGGGTACGAGATTCATATGGGCCGATCCCGGTTTGAAAGCAACACCGCTGTGCCGGGGCTTTTCGAGGTGGTGAGCCGCAACGGCGTCACGGTTCCTAAAGAGGAAGCCACCGATGGGGCCTGGACCGATGAGGGGCGCGTGTGGGGCACATATCTTCATGGCATCTTTGACAACGACACCTTTCGCGACCGTTTTGTGGCCTTCCTTGCCGCACGAAAAGGAATGGCCGACGGCATGGGTTCGAAGTCTTTTCGTTTTTCTCAATGGAAGGAAGACCAATACGATCAGTTGGCGGATTTCGTTCGCCGTCACTGTGACGTGGACCGCATTTACCGCATCATGGGCTTGAAATAAGGACCACCTTTGTCAGCACTGCTCTCTTTTTCGCCTGTTTGCCTTGTGGCGGCTTTCGTCTTGGACCTCCTTTTTGGAGATCCGCCGGCGTGGCCGCATCCCGTGCGTTGGATCGGGCGTGCGGTGGAAGGGACGGAGCCCTTTTTTTATGGAAAACATAGTGCGCCGGCGGTGCAGCGCCTGCGAGGAGCCCTCTTTTGGCTCTTTCATGTCGCGGGGATTCCCATTTGTGTTGCCGTTCTCCTCACCGTAGCGTCTTGGGTCCATCGTGGCGTGGCGATCCTGTGTGGTGTGTGGTTAGCCTACACGACCCTGGCCACGCGAAGCCTTTTCGATGCTTCCAAAACCGTCGCGCAGGCTTTGCAAGCCGGGCGGCTGGATGAAGCTCGCCGACGTCTTTCCCTCATCGTGAGCCGTAACACGGAACATCTGGACGAAGAAGGTGTGTGGAGAGCCCTTCTGGAAACGGTTTCGGAAAATTTTTCCGACGGCATTCTCGCTCCTCTCTTTTATTTGGCTCTCGGTGGGCCCGTGGCGGCCATGCTTTACAAAACAGTCAACACGTTGGATTCCATGGTGGGCTACCGGAACGATCGGTACCAGGACTTTGGATGGTGGGCGGCGCGTGCCGATGACGCCTTCAATTGGCTCCCTGCACGGCTGAGCGCCCTGGTGCTCTTGGGAGCCGGGGCCTTGTGCGGTATGGATTGGCGGAGAGGTTGGGCGGTCATGCGTCGAGACGCTCGAAAAACTTCAAGCCCCAATGCAGGCTTTCCCGAAGCGGCCGCGGCGGGGCTTTTGGGCGTCATGCTGGGAGGTCCTGCAGTCTATTTTGGGCATTCCGTGATGAAGCCCACCTTAGGGGATGCTTTAAGACCTGCAAACAGGGAAGTTTATCAGGGCATGATCCGTTTGCTCTTCGTGGGAGCGGTTCTCGGAGCGATACTGGCAGCGGCCGTTCGGTTCGCCATGGACACATGAGGAGCTCGGCGTGACGATACAGGGAAAAAACGGCGAGGGAATCCCAATTCACGGCGGCAATGTATTTGAAACAGCGCGGCAACTGGGATGCGCCCCGGAAGACCTTGTGGATTTCAGCGCCAGCATCAATCCCTTGGGACCTCCTGAAGGGCTTCTGGACGTCTTGGTTCAAACCTTTAAGCGCGTGCAACACTATCCGGACATGACCAACAAAGCTCTGGTAGATGCCTTGGCCCGGCGTTTTCAATTGGATCCCGATCAAATTGTCGTAGGCAACGGATCCACCGAACTCATCTACATACTTCCCAAGGCCATGGAAGTGTCCAGAGTGCTCGCGGTGGTGCCCACCTTCAAGGAATATGTGAAAGCCTTTGCCCTTCACGGATGCCAAATGAACTTGTGTGTCGCGGAAGCGGTCCACGACTTTCAGCCGACATTGCACCAATTGGGCCGAGCCATGGAGGTCTTTCAACCCCAGGCCATCTTGGTGACGCACCCTGGAAGCCCCTGCGGATCTTTGATGCCGCTCAATGTACGGCGATTTCTTTTGGAAGAGACGGGACATCGAGGCGTCATCCTTTTGGTGGATGAAGTGTTTGTGGATTTTTGCGAACATGAATCTTTTCTGCCGGCCCTAAGAGGGCACGAGAACTTGGTGGTCATTCGATCCATGACCAAGTTTTACGGCATTCCGGGATTGCGCCTGGGATATTTAGCGGCGTCTTCGGCATGGGCCGCACGCCTGCGACGCCATGTGCCTCCGTGGTCCGTGAACACCCTGGCCCAAGCTGCGGGAGTGCATTGTCTGCAGCACGAGGACTATCGTCAAAAAACCCTGGATGTGGTTGGCGCGGAAAGGGTGCGTTTGAGCGAAGCGTTGGCCCGCATTCCGGGGTTCACAGTGTTTCCGTCCGCCGCCAACTACCTGCTCGTGCGCCTCGACCCCTGCCTGGGAACGGCTGCCGCACTCAAGGAAGAACTTCTCGTGCGCCATCGCATGCTCATTCGAGACTGCGCCAATTTCGACGGATTGACACCGCAGGACTTTCGCGTCGCCGTGCGGCTTCCTCACGAAAACGATCGCCTCATCGAGGCTCTTACCCAGTGGCGCCGATCCCACGACGTCGTAGGCTCTTGGAGCGCAGAAGGGACATCCTGATGGAATCCTACGCCTATGAACTGATCAAGAAGGAAGGCTACAAAGAGGGTGTTCGTTCCAGAATACTACAGGACATACAGCAGGGCACGGTGGAGGCCAGGGACACTATGTGCTGGCGACTTTGGAAGAGGACGTTTTGAAACTGTTCCCCGAACATCCTTCACGCCCTTCGAAAGATAAAGACCCGAGTGCCCTGAAACTGCTCTTAAGGAAAGCTCTTCGTGCCGATTTCCGCAACGATCTTCGCAGAGCTCTTTCAGGCTTTCTTGATGAGCCGCTAGCAAGCCCCGAAGGCTCTGTAAACGCTTGAAAAAAGCGCTGCAAACCATTTTGTTTTTCGCAAACTTCAGGGGGGTATCCAGGCGAGGAAGGGGTCTTTCAAGCTTGAATCTGCCCAGGATTGGGGCAGCTGGGGGGATTCCATGGCTGGACTCTGGAGAAGTCCAGCCGCGGCATGTGGAAAAGAAAACCCGCGCCACAGAGGCTTGCGCCTCGCGGGCGGCGGTTTGGGTCAACGTTTGTGAAACTGGGCCGCCCCATTGGCTCCGTGAGAGGGATTCCTGAAGGGGCGCTCAGGGAGGTGTCGAAGCCAAATGGGCTTCCTCCTTAAGGAAATGCGTGTGGTACTCGTTGTCGGTGAGGTGCTTTCGCATGAGGTTGGAAAGCATGTCGAAAAGCTCGGTTATTTCCCTGTCGGAAAGGCGGGGGATGAGGATGTGCATTAGATCATCGTCGGAAAATTTTTGCAGGTAGACCATGAGAGATTTTTCATCCAGATCCCGCGAAAACCCAAAAGCCACCATCCCGTCATACGTTTCCACGAAACGGTGGGTATGTTTCGTTCCCATGCCGCAGCGCCTCCCTCGCGTACCGTTCACGACAGATCGTTCATGTAATAATCCAGCCCGAAATGGGTGATCTGCTCTTCGCCCATAAAGTAGCGCAGCGTGTTTTTGAGCTTCATGAGCTGAATGAACAAGTCGTGTTCGGGATACAGCCCTTCTCGATGCATAGGGCTCTTGAAATAAAAGGAAAGCCATTCCTGAATGCCGTACATGCCGATGCGTTGGGCCAGATCGGCAAAAAGAACCAGATCCAGGCACAGCGGCGCAGCCAGAATACTGTCTCGGCATTGAAAATCCACTTTGATTTGCATGGGATAACCCATCCAGCCGAAAATATCGATGCAGTCCCAGCCTTCCTTGTTGTCCCCGCGGGGCGGGTAATAATTAATGGTGACCTTATGATAGTAGTTCTTGTACAGGCTGGGGTAGAGTTGGGGTTGCAGAATGTATTCGAGGACCGAGAGTTTACTTTCTTCCTTGGTTTTGAAGGAGTCTTTGTCGTCCAAAACCAAGCCGTCCCGGTTGCCCAAAATGTTTGTGGAATACCAGCCTTCCAGGCCCAGCATGCGGGCTTTGAGTCCCGGCGCAAGAATGGTTTTCATGAGGGTCTGACCGGTCTTGAAATCCTTGCCGGCGATAGGGACCTTCTTTTCCTTAGCCAGCGTCACCATGGCGGGAATATCCACGGTGAGGTTCGGAGCCCCGTTGATGTAGGGAATGCCGCTCTCCAGAGCTGCCAGCGCATAGATCATGCTCGGGGAAATGCGAGGGTCGTTGTTCTGCACGGCTTTCAAAAAGGCGTCCAGGGATTGGTGTGGTTCTTCGGGTTTGAGGTACACTTCCGTGCTGCCACACCAGATCATGACGCATCGGTCGATGCCATGGGCCTGCTTGAATTGGGCGATGTCTTCCTTGACGGCTTCCGTGAGGTCCCGAAGGCTGGATCCCGATTTCACGTGATTTCCGTCCAGATTCTTAACGAAGCGGCGGTCAAAGACTGCCTTCATGGGCTGCACGGTTTCCAGAAAATCACGGATCGGCTCCAGATGTTCCCTTCGCAGCACCTTGGCAAAAAGGGCCGCCTCATACCCGTTGGCTTCGTAGATGTCCCAGCCGGCAAAAACGAGGTCGTCCGGGGAAGCCAGAGGCACGAAATCTTTGATGCGCGGCGTGCGATATTCATCGCGTTTGCCCAGTCGAATGGTTCCCATTTGCGTGAGAGATCCGATGGGTTCTGCGAGGCCTCGGCGAACAGCTTCAACGCCGGCCATAAAGGTGGTGGCCACAGCTCCGCCGATTCCAGGAATGAGCACGCCAAGCTTACCGCGGGGTGTTTCGATGTCCTCTTTGCGCTTGAGGTCTTTTGCCAGCACGGTTTTCCTCCGATGTTTTCAAAAATCCATGGCCTACATGGTTGTCGCGTACGTCCCATCGTTGTGTTACGCCAGCACGGCTTTCCTATAGGCCTCGGTTTCTTGCAGTGTCAAGGCAAAGGCCGAGCGTCGGGCTTCCATCCTTCCAAAGCCAGAAGGGCTTTCTTGATGTGAATGCCTCCCGAGTAGCCGCCCAGGGATCCGTTTCGTCCGATGACGCGATGGCAAGGGACCACAATGGCCATGGGGTTCCTGCCGCAGGCTTGCCCAACGGCGCGGGCTCCCTGCGAAAGGCCCAAACGGCGCGCAAGGTCTCCATAGGAAAGGGTTGCCCCGTACGGAATGCGACACAGTTCCTGCCAAACCCTATGCTGAAAGGATGTGCCCACAATCCAGTCTAAAGCAACGTGGGGGTGTTCTCCCCCACCGGCAAGGTACGCCGTCAAAGCTTCGCGGGCCACCGAAGACACCCCATTGGGTTGCCACATGAGCTTTGTGCCCGGAAATAGGCGGTGAAGATGGGTTTCGGCGGCTCGTTGCACATCCGTGGAGGCCACGTCCATGCCCTCTCCTTGAAAATCGACGGTGAGCACGTGACAGGCGCACAGACCTTTGGATGTGGCCGCCGTCAGAAACCATCCCCAAGATGGAAAAAAGAAAAGGTCGACCCACAGGGAATGCATGAGCTCTAGTCCTCGTCCATGAGAAAATCTGTGATGTAGGGGTTGGTTTCCATTTCTCGACCGATGGTAGACGTGGGCTGGTCGCCATAATCGTGCCCCGGCCAGATGATGGTTTCGGGAGGCAGGCGCGTGAGTTTGCGAAGGGATTCCAGGAGTTGTTCAAAAGAGGCGCCGGGAAGATCGGTGCGCCCCACGGCGCCCACAAAAAGGGTGTCCCCCGTAAAAAGATTACCGTCGATGAGAAGACAGCACGCACCGGGCGTATGGCCCGGCGTGTGAATGAACTGCATGGTCAAGGACCCAAAGGTTATGGTGTCGCCGTCCTCAACACGCACATCTGCTGGAGGACTGATGGGAAAGCCCATAGCTCGGGCAAAGGCCTGGTTTTCAGGTATCTGAAAGAAATCGTCATCTAGAGCGTGCATGACGATGGGAGCACCCGTGAGTTCCTTCATGCGCCGATTGCCACAGGTGTGATCCGCATGCCCGTGGGTGTTGAC contains:
- a CDS encoding inositol-3-phosphate synthase translates to MLAKDLKRKEDIETPRGKLGVLIPGIGGAVATTFMAGVEAVRRGLAEPIGSLTQMGTIRLGKRDEYRTPRIKDFVPLASPDDLVFAGWDIYEANGYEAALFAKVLRREHLEPIRDFLETVQPMKAVFDRRFVKNLDGNHVKSGSSLRDLTEAVKEDIAQFKQAHGIDRCVMIWCGSTEVYLKPEEPHQSLDAFLKAVQNNDPRISPSMIYALAALESGIPYINGAPNLTVDIPAMVTLAKEKKVPIAGKDFKTGQTLMKTILAPGLKARMLGLEGWYSTNILGNRDGLVLDDKDSFKTKEESKLSVLEYILQPQLYPSLYKNYYHKVTINYYPPRGDNKEGWDCIDIFGWMGYPMQIKVDFQCRDSILAAPLCLDLVLFADLAQRIGMYGIQEWLSFYFKSPMHREGLYPEHDLFIQLMKLKNTLRYFMGEEQITHFGLDYYMNDLS
- a CDS encoding MBL fold metallo-hydrolase codes for the protein MKILQKPVGMMEVFCYLVMDEATGDAVLIDPAGNEEELAAWLQANRAVCRYIVNTHGHADHTCGNRRMKELTGAPIVMHALDDDFFQIPENQAFARAMGFPISPPADVRVEDGDTITFGSLTMQFIHTPGHTPGACCLLIDGNLFTGDTLFVGAVGRTDLPGASFEQLLESLRKLTRLPPETIIWPGHDYGDQPTSTIGREMETNPYITDFLMDED
- a CDS encoding methylated-DNA--[protein]-cysteine S-methyltransferase translates to MHSLWVDLFFFPSWGWFLTAATSKGLCACHVLTVDFQGEGMDVASTDVQRAAETHLHRLFPGTKLMWQPNGVSSVAREALTAYLAGGGEHPHVALDWIVGTSFQHRVWQELCRIPYGATLSYGDLARRLGLSQGARAVGQACGRNPMAIVVPCHRVIGRNGSLGGYSGGIHIKKALLALEGWKPDARPLP
- a CDS encoding cytoplasmic protein; amino-acid sequence: MGTKHTHRFVETYDGMVAFGFSRDLDEKSLMVYLQKFSDDDLMHILIPRLSDREITELFDMLSNLMRKHLTDNEYHTHFLKEEAHLASTPP
- the cbiB gene encoding adenosylcobinamide-phosphate synthase CbiB — encoded protein: MSALLSFSPVCLVAAFVLDLLFGDPPAWPHPVRWIGRAVEGTEPFFYGKHSAPAVQRLRGALFWLFHVAGIPICVAVLLTVASWVHRGVAILCGVWLAYTTLATRSLFDASKTVAQALQAGRLDEARRRLSLIVSRNTEHLDEEGVWRALLETVSENFSDGILAPLFYLALGGPVAAMLYKTVNTLDSMVGYRNDRYQDFGWWAARADDAFNWLPARLSALVLLGAGALCGMDWRRGWAVMRRDARKTSSPNAGFPEAAAAGLLGVMLGGPAVYFGHSVMKPTLGDALRPANREVYQGMIRLLFVGAVLGAILAAAVRFAMDT
- a CDS encoding cobyrinate a,c-diamide synthase, which codes for MSISKWAFVVAAPHSGSGKTTATLAILAALKRRGLTVQPFKVGPDFIDPGLHTCVTGTVSRNLDGWMLSRQVNEALFRHFLHAANCAVVEGVMGLFDGYDGTTEAGSTAEMAKWLHLPVILVVDARSMARSAAALVHGFCSFDPALHCAGVIFNRVGSEAHLQFLREAMASSSNLPVLGGLPRDEVLRLPQRHLGLVTAEENPLSQDFVDHLARWAETHMDLDRLLAVTTLNTQMTVNPKPSNVCAGGVFLGDFGRPFPFTGRRSRDSDPCAQPVQRPTDFENAEKHGHHARTETFSQKGLPDQPLGDASWPLHGSHPRPLIAVARDAAFCFYYQDNLDLLEAFGARLHFFSPLAGETFPEDTAALYLGGGYPEVHAKALQRNERFFEDLRRLAASNRPVYAECGGLMVLSRSIELLSGEKVPMAGILPFGTRMLSRRKALGYVEVVLTRACLLGEPELRMRGHEFHYSEINPQDSLTSCACCYRLRVRKYREEQNEGYQVGSVLASYVHLHWGSAPQAASFFVEAARKALAL
- a CDS encoding methyltransferase domain-containing protein encodes the protein MWQRLRDRILRSRWGFEWLYLRGKTPWDTGITPPEVMEFLAHTPPGRALDLGCGTGTNAITLARHGWQVTGVDFSPQAIRRARRKAASAGLTIAFYVADVTNLATLQGPYDYVLDIGCLFALSQDGRRRYARELERLTAPGAWYMLYAWLPRPWRGGLWGISVNEVESLFGGEFTRERYVIGEEKGHPSAWYWYRRKSSMG
- a CDS encoding cobyric acid synthase, with the protein product MKTPRAKTLMFLGTGSDVGKSVLAAAFCRIFKQDGYAVAPFKAQNMALNSYITSDGGEMGRAQVVQAEAAGIEPHVDMNPILLKPTSSMGSQVIVLGEAVGNFSAKQYYAYKKALVPVVRKAFERLAARYDVVVLEGAGSAVELNLKDHDLVNLAMARWAQAPCLLVGDIDRGGVFASLLGSLMLMEKQDQERIAGLLVNKFRGDPDLFQPGVRLLEEHSGRPVLGVVPYFDHIAVPEEDSVALNRRMAQGVDPSDASRRCRIGVVRLPYISNYTDFDCLERDERLHVVYFDRPADVFLCDAVILPGSKNTIEDMLALERSGMADALRAYHKAGGVVVGICGGYQMLGRRITDPHGAESRVREAQGLGFLPMSTEMASEKLTSQAVARLRGPNPLSPTDLFPLYGYEIHMGRSRFESNTAVPGLFEVVSRNGVTVPKEEATDGAWTDEGRVWGTYLHGIFDNDTFRDRFVAFLAARKGMADGMGSKSFRFSQWKEDQYDQLADFVRRHCDVDRIYRIMGLK
- the cobD gene encoding threonine-phosphate decarboxylase CobD, which encodes MTIQGKNGEGIPIHGGNVFETARQLGCAPEDLVDFSASINPLGPPEGLLDVLVQTFKRVQHYPDMTNKALVDALARRFQLDPDQIVVGNGSTELIYILPKAMEVSRVLAVVPTFKEYVKAFALHGCQMNLCVAEAVHDFQPTLHQLGRAMEVFQPQAILVTHPGSPCGSLMPLNVRRFLLEETGHRGVILLVDEVFVDFCEHESFLPALRGHENLVVIRSMTKFYGIPGLRLGYLAASSAWAARLRRHVPPWSVNTLAQAAGVHCLQHEDYRQKTLDVVGAERVRLSEALARIPGFTVFPSAANYLLVRLDPCLGTAAALKEELLVRHRMLIRDCANFDGLTPQDFRVAVRLPHENDRLIEALTQWRRSHDVVGSWSAEGTS